The Microbacterium sp. SORGH_AS_0862 genome has a segment encoding these proteins:
- a CDS encoding DNA-3-methyladenine glycosylase I yields MTDILVGEDGRARCSWAGADPEYLRYHDEEWGSPLRGDRPLFEKMSLEGFQAGLSWITILRKRPRFREVFADFEPDAVAAFDEADIERLMADTAIVRNRAKIEAVIGNARLVRAMSPGELDALIWSFSPEGHVPPASFAEVPATTAESTALSKELRRRGFRFVGPTTMYALMQSAGLVDDHVAGCWRAA; encoded by the coding sequence ATGACCGACATCCTCGTGGGAGAAGACGGCCGCGCTCGCTGCTCGTGGGCCGGTGCCGATCCCGAGTACCTGCGCTATCACGACGAGGAATGGGGCAGCCCGCTCCGGGGTGACCGGCCGCTGTTCGAGAAGATGAGCCTCGAGGGGTTCCAGGCCGGCCTCAGCTGGATCACCATCCTGCGCAAGCGCCCGCGCTTCCGTGAGGTGTTCGCGGATTTCGAACCGGATGCGGTCGCCGCTTTCGACGAGGCCGACATCGAGCGGTTGATGGCAGACACGGCCATCGTGCGCAATCGAGCCAAGATCGAGGCCGTCATCGGCAACGCGCGTCTCGTGCGGGCCATGTCGCCGGGCGAGCTCGACGCGCTGATCTGGTCGTTCTCGCCCGAGGGTCATGTGCCGCCGGCGTCCTTTGCGGAGGTACCGGCGACGACGGCCGAGTCGACCGCGCTCAGCAAGGAGCTGCGCCGGCGGGGGTTCCGTTTCGTCGGCCCCACGACGATGTACGCCCTGATGCAGTCCGCGGGCCTCGTCGACGACCACGTCGCCGGCTGCTGGCGCGCGGCCTGA
- a CDS encoding acyl-CoA dehydrogenase: MTDAVVRPAKPATNRRTPAGGALTVAHSAAEAAEPRIDLPAVTEMLLGTWGKTRREAREMIKDPAFWRIDGQTVAEHRDRVFGQLGLIVEQGVSARAYPVEYGGLGDNGANIAGFEELVLADPSLQIKAGVQWGLFGAAIQQLGTKKHHDKWLADVVTLKLPGAFAMTETGHGSDVAAIGTTATYDADTEEFVIHTPFRGAWKDYLGNAAVHGRAATVFAQLITGGVNYGVHCFFVPIRDEAGEFLPGVGGEDDGVKGGLNGIDNGRLHFDQVRVPRENLLNRYGDVAADGTYSSEIASPGRRFFTMLGALVQGRVSLDGAATTAAALGLKIAVTYANQRRQFDSGSGTPEVTLLDYGKHQRRLLPRLATVYAQAFAHDEFLKKFDGVFSGRTDTSEEREDLETLAAALKPLSTWNALDILQECREASGGAGFLAENRLVGLRSDLDVYVTFEGDNNVLLQLVGKRLLSDYASQFKGKDAAALARFAVGSTAGKVFHGAGLRQLGQSLADLGSTARSVELGLREDQQFELLAGRVQQMVADVAARLRPATKLPAAEAAALFNECQYDLIEAARAHGELLQWEAFTDAVHRVGDDGTLRVLTWLRDLFGMSLIEKHLSWYLINGRLSAQRAGSVSRYIGRLSARLRPHAQDLVDAWGFEPEHIRAHIASRAEQQRQDEAHAYYAELAASGEAPISEKSLQKRR, encoded by the coding sequence ATGACCGACGCCGTCGTCCGTCCCGCCAAGCCTGCGACCAACCGTCGCACTCCCGCCGGGGGTGCGCTCACCGTGGCGCACTCCGCGGCAGAGGCCGCCGAGCCGCGCATCGACCTGCCCGCCGTGACCGAGATGCTGCTCGGCACGTGGGGCAAGACGCGCCGCGAGGCGCGCGAGATGATCAAGGATCCGGCCTTCTGGCGGATCGACGGCCAGACGGTCGCCGAGCACCGTGACCGTGTGTTCGGCCAGCTGGGTCTCATCGTCGAGCAGGGCGTGTCGGCGCGCGCGTACCCCGTCGAGTACGGCGGCCTCGGGGACAACGGCGCGAACATCGCCGGGTTCGAGGAGCTCGTGCTCGCCGATCCCAGCCTGCAGATCAAGGCCGGTGTGCAGTGGGGGCTCTTCGGCGCCGCCATCCAGCAGCTGGGCACGAAGAAGCACCACGACAAGTGGCTCGCCGACGTCGTCACGCTGAAGCTGCCGGGTGCCTTCGCGATGACCGAGACCGGACACGGATCGGATGTGGCGGCGATCGGCACGACGGCGACGTACGACGCAGACACGGAGGAGTTCGTCATCCACACCCCGTTCCGCGGCGCGTGGAAGGACTACCTCGGCAACGCCGCAGTGCACGGACGTGCGGCGACCGTCTTCGCGCAGCTGATCACGGGGGGCGTCAACTACGGCGTCCACTGCTTCTTCGTTCCCATCCGCGACGAGGCCGGCGAGTTCCTGCCGGGCGTCGGCGGCGAGGACGACGGCGTGAAGGGCGGTCTCAACGGCATCGACAACGGGCGCCTGCACTTCGACCAGGTGCGCGTCCCCCGCGAGAACCTCCTCAACCGTTACGGCGACGTCGCCGCCGACGGCACCTACTCGAGCGAGATCGCGAGCCCCGGCCGTCGCTTCTTCACGATGCTCGGCGCCCTGGTGCAGGGCCGCGTCTCGCTCGACGGCGCCGCCACCACGGCTGCCGCACTCGGGCTCAAGATCGCCGTCACCTACGCCAACCAGCGCCGGCAGTTCGATTCCGGGTCGGGGACACCCGAGGTGACTCTGCTCGACTACGGCAAGCACCAGCGCCGCCTCCTGCCGCGCCTGGCCACGGTCTACGCGCAGGCGTTCGCGCACGACGAGTTCCTGAAGAAGTTCGACGGTGTGTTCTCCGGCCGCACCGACACCTCCGAGGAGCGCGAGGACCTCGAGACGCTGGCCGCGGCGCTGAAGCCGCTGTCGACCTGGAACGCGCTCGACATCCTGCAGGAGTGCCGCGAGGCGAGCGGCGGCGCGGGCTTCCTCGCCGAGAACCGGCTCGTCGGGCTGCGCAGCGACCTCGACGTCTACGTCACCTTCGAGGGCGACAACAACGTGCTGCTCCAGCTCGTCGGCAAGCGTCTGCTGTCGGACTACGCCTCTCAGTTCAAAGGCAAGGATGCGGCCGCCCTCGCGCGCTTCGCCGTCGGGAGCACGGCGGGCAAGGTGTTCCACGGGGCGGGCCTTCGACAGCTGGGGCAGTCCCTCGCCGATCTCGGCTCGACCGCTCGCTCGGTGGAGCTCGGTCTGCGCGAGGACCAGCAGTTCGAGCTGCTGGCGGGACGGGTGCAGCAGATGGTCGCCGACGTCGCCGCGCGCCTGCGTCCGGCGACGAAGCTGCCCGCCGCGGAGGCCGCCGCGCTGTTCAACGAGTGCCAGTACGACCTCATCGAGGCCGCGCGTGCGCACGGCGAGCTGCTGCAGTGGGAGGCCTTCACCGACGCCGTGCACCGCGTCGGCGACGACGGCACGCTCCGGGTGCTCACGTGGCTGCGCGACCTCTTCGGGATGAGCCTCATCGAGAAGCACCTGTCGTGGTACCTCATCAACGGGCGCCTCTCCGCCCAGCGGGCCGGTTCCGTTTCGCGCTACATCGGGCGGCTGTCGGCCCGGCTCCGCCCGCACGCCCAGGACCTCGTGGACGCGTGGGGCTTCGAGCCCGAGCACATCCGAGCCCACATCGCGTCGAGGGCGGAGCAGCAGCGCCAGGACGAGGCGCACGCGTACTACGCGGAGCTGGCCGCATCCGGCGAGGCGCCGATCTCGGAGAAGTCGCTGCAGAAGAGGCGGTGA
- a CDS encoding GNAT family N-acetyltransferase, with protein MSAASDTLDAGGTPMTLTLKPWSPADLPVLERANTPEMTRFIGGPETEAQVAARHERYLRLNASGEAEMYRIDVDDEPVGAIGFWQIDHDGVPAYETGWSVEPAWQGRGIASAALRQLLTHVRRRGDRSLLVAYPGADNAASQGVCRAVGFTRGDTFTEPWRGGSLTVMTWTLDMSPLEIGDRVPDVDERFSGALDRERWWPYYLPHWASRATTSARWRTGPEGLELRIDDDTVPWAPDIDGEVRVSHLQTGQRSGPEGSSVGQHRFREGLVVREEQPDAGLWLVRYGVIEARMTAVRDARAMVAFWPIGVEDTPEHSGEICVCEIFGGELDDDGGWVGVGVKAQHDPGLRDDFEKIRVEGDLTRPHDYAVEWSPDRIRFFIDGRWVKTVNQSIDYPVQLMLDVYDLPLAPREESTYPFRMRVERVRSFPPA; from the coding sequence GTGTCGGCGGCCTCGGACACACTGGATGCGGGAGGTACGCCCATGACGCTGACCCTGAAGCCCTGGTCCCCCGCGGACCTTCCCGTGCTCGAGCGCGCGAACACACCGGAGATGACGCGGTTCATCGGCGGACCCGAGACCGAGGCGCAGGTCGCCGCCCGCCACGAGCGCTATCTACGCCTGAACGCGAGCGGCGAGGCCGAGATGTACCGCATCGACGTCGACGACGAGCCGGTCGGCGCGATCGGGTTCTGGCAGATCGATCACGACGGCGTCCCGGCGTACGAGACCGGCTGGAGCGTCGAGCCCGCCTGGCAGGGGCGCGGCATCGCATCGGCGGCCTTGCGGCAGCTCCTCACGCACGTGCGACGGCGCGGCGACCGCTCGCTGCTTGTGGCTTACCCGGGTGCCGACAACGCGGCATCCCAGGGGGTCTGCCGTGCGGTCGGCTTCACGCGCGGCGACACCTTCACCGAGCCCTGGCGAGGCGGATCGCTGACCGTGATGACGTGGACCCTCGACATGTCGCCGCTCGAGATCGGCGATCGCGTGCCGGATGTCGACGAGCGGTTCTCCGGCGCCCTCGATCGGGAGCGGTGGTGGCCGTACTACCTCCCGCACTGGGCGTCGCGTGCGACGACGAGCGCCAGGTGGCGCACCGGACCCGAGGGGCTCGAGTTGCGCATCGATGACGACACCGTGCCGTGGGCGCCCGACATCGACGGAGAGGTCCGGGTGTCGCACCTGCAGACGGGGCAGCGCTCGGGGCCCGAGGGGTCATCGGTCGGGCAGCATCGCTTCCGCGAGGGGCTCGTCGTACGCGAGGAGCAGCCGGATGCGGGACTGTGGCTCGTCCGGTACGGCGTAATCGAGGCGCGTATGACGGCGGTGCGCGACGCGCGGGCGATGGTGGCGTTCTGGCCCATCGGCGTCGAAGACACCCCGGAGCACTCGGGTGAGATCTGCGTGTGCGAGATCTTCGGGGGCGAGCTCGACGACGACGGCGGGTGGGTGGGAGTCGGCGTCAAGGCGCAGCACGACCCGGGACTGCGCGACGATTTCGAGAAGATTCGCGTCGAGGGCGATCTCACCCGGCCGCATGACTATGCGGTGGAGTGGTCGCCCGACCGCATCCGATTCTTCATCGACGGTCGATGGGTCAAGACCGTCAACCAGTCGATCGACTACCCCGTGCAGCTCATGCTCGACGTCTACGACCTCCCCCTCGCGCCACGGGAGGAGTCGACGTACCCGTTCCGGATGCGAGTGGAGCGGGTGCGCAGCTTCCCGCCGGCCTGA
- a CDS encoding malate dehydrogenase codes for MSTAAPTTITITGAGGQIGYALLFRIAAGDMLGPDRPVRLRLLEIRQGLRAAEGAALELQDGAFELLRDVEVTEDPAVAFDGCNIALLVGARPRGPGMERADLLAANAGIFGPQGAAIAAHAASDIRAVVVGNPANTNALIASAAAPDVPAERFAALTRLDHNRAVGQLAEAVGAGVSAVRDVTIWGNHSATQVPDVTHATIDGAPALDVLAARFGDEDAAVRWLDDEFTPRVAKRGAEIIEVRGSSSVASAANATISHIRDDVAGTQQGWTSAAVVSHGEYGVPEGLFSSFPVRSDGSGYRIVEGLEVPARIRRRLDASVAELADEREAVRALGVI; via the coding sequence ATGAGCACAGCTGCGCCCACCACGATCACCATCACCGGCGCCGGCGGGCAGATCGGCTACGCGCTGCTGTTCCGCATCGCGGCGGGCGACATGCTGGGCCCCGACCGGCCGGTCAGGCTGCGCCTGCTGGAGATCCGCCAGGGGCTGCGCGCCGCTGAGGGTGCCGCCCTGGAGCTGCAGGACGGCGCCTTCGAGCTGCTGCGCGACGTCGAGGTCACGGAAGATCCGGCCGTGGCCTTCGACGGCTGCAACATCGCCCTGCTCGTCGGCGCGCGCCCGCGCGGTCCCGGCATGGAGCGCGCCGACCTGCTCGCGGCGAATGCGGGGATCTTCGGTCCCCAGGGCGCCGCGATCGCGGCGCATGCCGCATCCGATATCCGCGCTGTCGTGGTCGGCAACCCCGCGAACACGAACGCGCTGATCGCATCGGCCGCAGCGCCCGATGTGCCGGCCGAACGCTTCGCCGCGCTCACGCGCCTCGACCACAACCGCGCCGTCGGACAGCTCGCCGAGGCCGTCGGCGCCGGCGTGTCCGCCGTGCGCGACGTGACCATCTGGGGCAACCACTCCGCCACCCAGGTTCCGGACGTGACCCACGCGACGATCGACGGCGCACCCGCCCTCGACGTCCTCGCCGCGCGGTTCGGCGACGAGGATGCGGCGGTCCGCTGGCTCGACGACGAGTTCACTCCACGGGTGGCGAAGCGCGGGGCGGAGATCATCGAGGTGCGCGGCTCCTCTTCCGTCGCCTCCGCCGCCAACGCGACGATCTCGCACATCCGCGACGATGTGGCAGGGACCCAGCAGGGCTGGACCTCCGCGGCCGTCGTCTCCCACGGCGAGTACGGCGTGCCGGAGGGGCTCTTCAGCTCCTTCCCGGTGCGCTCGGACGGCAGCGGTTACCGCATCGTCGAGGGGCTGGAGGTTCCCGCGCGCATCCGCCGCCGCCTGGACGCCTCGGTCGCCGAACTCGCCGACGAGCGCGAGGCCGTGCGAGCGCTGGGGGTGATCTGA
- a CDS encoding sodium:proton antiporter gives MEHLAVIVGGIIVVAIVTALGRRLNIAGPLVLVAIGLVLAALPFVPDIPEVDPEWILVGVLPPLLYSSAVQLPAIEFRRDFTPIAGLSVVLVVGSAVLLGFFFTWVIPGLDLALGIALGAILSPTDAVATSIVKRMGISTRVTTMLEGESLLNDATALVLLRTSTAAIAAGFSFGETILSFLWAVLIALVIGGLVGWVNLRVRAWVGHSAANTAISFAIPFIAYLPTEELNGSGLVAAVVAGIVTGQGAARRFAPEQRLSEEANWRTIELVLEGGVFLVMGLELTDVVNKNLTEHDGLWHGTWLALSALGIIVAVRGVYVAFLIWQQGRRARRFAGFDIERFDNRLQGMADGTVPIERANPERAMRRIPSIRKRLTRLGADLDYYRSSPLGWKHGTIIVWAGMRGVVTLAAAQTLPRGTDHRPLLIFVAFMVAIISLLLQGFTLPALVRLLRIPSESAGPTREEQRRLDDVLREAASERLQDDDLRRRDGTEFSERILTRVGARLVDPPDDEMTAAAREVLELRLEMIDAMRERLLEAGSSGSFSTAALRHALAELDADQISLELRLSDETGAE, from the coding sequence GTGGAGCATCTGGCCGTCATCGTCGGCGGCATCATCGTCGTCGCCATCGTGACGGCCCTGGGCCGGCGTCTCAACATCGCCGGCCCTCTGGTTCTCGTCGCCATCGGCCTCGTGCTGGCCGCCCTGCCGTTCGTGCCCGACATCCCCGAGGTCGATCCGGAGTGGATCCTCGTGGGCGTGCTGCCGCCCCTGCTGTACTCCTCCGCCGTGCAGCTTCCCGCGATCGAGTTCCGGCGCGACTTCACCCCGATCGCGGGTCTGTCGGTCGTGCTCGTGGTGGGAAGCGCCGTACTGCTCGGGTTCTTCTTCACCTGGGTGATCCCCGGCCTCGACCTCGCCCTCGGCATCGCTCTGGGCGCGATCCTCTCGCCGACGGACGCGGTCGCCACCTCGATCGTGAAACGGATGGGCATCTCCACACGCGTCACGACGATGCTCGAGGGCGAGAGCCTGCTCAACGACGCGACGGCCCTGGTGCTGCTGCGCACCTCGACCGCCGCGATCGCCGCCGGCTTCTCGTTCGGCGAGACCATCCTGTCGTTCCTGTGGGCGGTGCTGATCGCCCTCGTGATCGGCGGCCTCGTCGGCTGGGTCAACCTGCGCGTGCGCGCGTGGGTCGGCCACTCGGCGGCGAACACCGCCATCAGCTTCGCCATCCCCTTCATCGCCTATCTGCCCACGGAGGAGCTCAACGGCTCCGGGCTCGTCGCGGCCGTGGTCGCGGGGATCGTGACCGGGCAGGGTGCGGCCAGGCGTTTCGCGCCCGAGCAACGGCTGTCGGAGGAGGCCAACTGGCGCACGATCGAGCTCGTCCTCGAGGGCGGCGTCTTCCTCGTCATGGGGCTGGAGCTCACCGACGTCGTCAACAAGAACCTGACCGAGCACGACGGCCTGTGGCACGGAACCTGGCTCGCCCTGTCGGCTCTGGGAATCATCGTCGCCGTCCGCGGTGTGTACGTCGCCTTCCTCATCTGGCAGCAGGGACGAAGAGCGCGGCGGTTCGCCGGCTTCGACATCGAACGCTTCGACAACAGACTGCAGGGGATGGCTGACGGCACGGTGCCGATCGAGAGAGCGAACCCGGAGCGGGCGATGCGCCGCATCCCGTCGATCCGCAAGCGACTCACGCGTCTCGGCGCCGACCTGGACTACTACCGCTCGTCCCCGCTCGGGTGGAAGCACGGCACGATCATCGTCTGGGCCGGGATGCGGGGTGTCGTGACTCTCGCCGCGGCGCAGACCCTGCCGCGCGGCACCGATCACCGCCCGCTGCTCATCTTCGTGGCCTTCATGGTGGCGATCATCAGCCTGCTCCTGCAGGGTTTCACCCTGCCCGCGCTGGTGCGCCTGCTCCGGATCCCCTCGGAGTCCGCGGGGCCGACGCGGGAGGAGCAGCGGCGCCTCGACGACGTGCTGCGCGAGGCCGCATCCGAGCGACTGCAGGACGACGATCTGCGCCGGCGCGACGGAACGGAGTTCAGCGAACGGATCCTCACCCGAGTGGGCGCACGGCTCGTGGACCCGCCCGACGATGAGATGACCGCGGCCGCGCGCGAGGTGCTGGAGCTGCGTCTCGAGATGATCGACGCCATGCGCGAGCGCCTGCTCGAGGCGGGGTCGTCGGGGTCGTTCAGCACCGCGGCACTGCGCCACGCGCTCGCAGAACTCGACGCCGACCAGATCAGCCTCGAGCTGCGCCTGTCCGACGAGACGGGCGCCGAGTGA
- a CDS encoding recombinase family protein, with the protein MISEGTDADAGAGADPATAPLHLPHPAADCPKCFTELQSDRNWWRARPTGARLVGLVVNRDDMPSVVEQRAELTRFGVPIDGFRHPAPDILESWEERLSRLFGRLTRGDVLVVASVHALGRNIDEETRTVAELRRRGVMVKVLGHSGRHLFDTGR; encoded by the coding sequence ATGATCAGCGAGGGGACGGACGCCGACGCCGGTGCGGGAGCCGATCCTGCGACCGCGCCGCTGCACCTGCCCCACCCGGCGGCCGACTGCCCCAAGTGCTTCACGGAACTGCAGTCCGACCGCAACTGGTGGCGTGCCCGACCGACCGGCGCGCGCCTCGTGGGCCTCGTCGTGAACCGCGACGACATGCCCTCGGTCGTCGAGCAGCGCGCCGAGCTGACGCGTTTCGGGGTGCCCATCGACGGCTTCCGCCACCCGGCCCCCGACATCCTCGAGTCGTGGGAGGAGCGCCTGAGCCGCCTGTTCGGGCGCCTCACCCGCGGCGACGTCCTCGTTGTCGCGAGCGTGCATGCGCTGGGCCGCAACATCGACGAGGAGACCCGCACGGTCGCCGAGCTTCGCCGACGCGGCGTGATGGTGAAGGTGCTGGGCCACTCCGGCCGGCATCTTTTCGACACCGGCCGCTGA
- the recQ gene encoding DNA helicase RecQ: protein MRHGESVGGAGYAGRVSSPHPSSWEAPPDDWAPPEDEPPYDPYGEGGWVPPDDGWVPPEDAPAAAPRRDFTGQDPRAVLHEVYGYDAFRGDQADIVDHVVGGGDAIVLMPTGGGKSVTYQVPALVRPGTGLVVSPLIALMHDQVEALLANGVRAAYLNSTQLPGERQSVERAYVAGEIDLLYVAPERLNLAATTALLKRGRLSVIAIDEAHCVSQWGHDFRPDYLALGELGALFPGVPRMALTATATRATHREITERLALGDARHFVASFDRPNIQYRIEPKVDPRRQLVAFIRSQPEGSAGIVYALSRKSVEQTADYLRAQGIDALPYHAGLPAETRAANQSRFLRDDGVVMVATIAFGMGIDKPDVRFVAHIDLPKSVEGYYQETGRAGRDGDPSVVWMAYGLGDVVQQRRLIDQSPGDRAFKIRMGQHLDAMLALCETVECRRQNLLNYFGEQADPCGNCDTCLTPPEIFDGLVPAQKLLSTVVRLQRERNQSFGAGQIIDILRGADTDRIRQQRHNELATYGIGADLSDQDWRSIIRQLLARGVLVARGEYGTLALGEEAGGVLRGETPVRLRRDVIGRPAAAPRARRAAASDAVAEGDRALFESLREWRAQTAREQGVPAYIVFGDATLRALAEHRPGSLTDLDGITGIGAKKRDAYGEAVLEVIAAS from the coding sequence ATGCGGCACGGCGAGTCTGTCGGCGGGGCTGGTTACGCTGGAAGGGTGAGCTCGCCGCATCCGTCCTCGTGGGAGGCCCCACCGGACGACTGGGCGCCGCCGGAGGACGAACCGCCGTACGATCCCTACGGCGAGGGCGGGTGGGTGCCCCCCGACGACGGCTGGGTGCCGCCGGAGGACGCCCCCGCGGCCGCGCCGCGCCGCGACTTCACGGGGCAGGATCCGCGTGCGGTGCTGCACGAGGTGTACGGGTACGACGCCTTCCGCGGCGACCAGGCCGACATCGTCGATCACGTCGTCGGCGGGGGCGACGCGATCGTCCTCATGCCGACCGGCGGCGGAAAGAGCGTCACCTACCAGGTGCCCGCGCTCGTGCGACCGGGGACGGGGCTCGTCGTCAGCCCGCTCATCGCCCTCATGCACGATCAGGTTGAGGCGCTGCTCGCCAACGGCGTGCGCGCCGCCTACCTCAACTCCACCCAGCTGCCCGGTGAGCGGCAGAGCGTGGAACGCGCATACGTCGCGGGCGAGATCGACCTGCTCTACGTCGCACCCGAACGGCTGAACCTGGCCGCGACCACCGCTCTGCTGAAGCGCGGCCGACTGAGCGTGATCGCCATTGACGAGGCCCACTGTGTGTCGCAGTGGGGTCACGACTTCCGCCCCGACTACCTCGCCCTCGGCGAGTTGGGCGCCCTCTTCCCCGGCGTTCCGCGCATGGCGTTGACCGCCACGGCGACCCGCGCCACCCACCGCGAGATCACGGAACGGCTGGCGCTCGGCGACGCCCGTCACTTCGTCGCGAGCTTCGACCGACCCAACATCCAGTACCGCATCGAGCCGAAGGTCGATCCGCGGCGCCAGCTCGTCGCCTTCATCCGATCGCAGCCGGAGGGCTCCGCCGGCATCGTGTACGCGCTGAGCCGCAAGAGCGTCGAGCAGACGGCCGACTACCTGCGTGCGCAGGGGATCGATGCGCTGCCGTACCACGCGGGCCTTCCGGCTGAGACGCGTGCCGCGAACCAGTCGCGGTTCCTGCGCGACGACGGCGTCGTGATGGTCGCGACGATCGCCTTCGGCATGGGCATCGACAAGCCGGATGTGCGCTTCGTCGCGCACATCGATCTGCCGAAGTCCGTGGAGGGCTACTACCAGGAGACGGGTCGCGCGGGCCGCGACGGCGATCCCTCCGTCGTCTGGATGGCGTACGGGCTCGGCGATGTCGTGCAGCAGCGTCGGCTCATCGACCAGAGCCCCGGCGACCGCGCGTTCAAGATCCGGATGGGGCAGCACCTCGACGCGATGCTCGCGCTCTGCGAGACCGTCGAGTGCCGCCGACAGAACCTGCTCAACTACTTCGGCGAGCAGGCCGATCCCTGCGGCAACTGCGACACGTGTCTCACGCCGCCCGAGATCTTCGACGGCCTCGTGCCGGCGCAGAAGCTCCTGTCGACAGTCGTGCGCCTGCAGCGCGAGCGGAACCAGTCCTTCGGGGCCGGGCAGATAATCGACATCCTCCGTGGCGCCGACACCGACCGCATCCGCCAGCAGCGGCACAACGAGCTGGCGACCTACGGCATCGGTGCCGACCTCAGCGACCAGGATTGGCGCAGCATCATCCGGCAGCTCCTGGCGCGCGGCGTGCTCGTCGCGCGCGGCGAGTACGGCACCCTCGCGCTCGGGGAGGAGGCCGGTGGCGTCCTGCGCGGCGAGACCCCCGTACGCCTCCGGCGCGACGTGATCGGGCGCCCCGCCGCCGCGCCCCGAGCGCGACGGGCCGCCGCATCCGACGCCGTGGCCGAGGGGGATCGCGCACTGTTCGAGTCCCTGCGGGAATGGCGCGCGCAGACCGCACGCGAGCAGGGTGTGCCCGCCTACATCGTCTTCGGCGACGCGACCTTGCGTGCGCTGGCCGAGCACCGTCCGGGCTCTCTCACCGACCTCGACGGCATCACCGGCATCGGCGCCAAGAAGCGCGATGCGTACGGCGAGGCGGTGCTCGAGGTCATCGCCGCCTCCTGA